From the genome of Streptomyces sp. V1I1, one region includes:
- a CDS encoding TIGR03943 family protein, translated as MNRQAQAAVLFLVGGAVLHAGFTDLYLRYVKAGLRPLLLVAGIVLIVAAIATVWYELRPRATQENQPEREPHDQRSHAHREPRISWLLVLPLLALILVAPPALGSYSAMRTGTALQQPWGFPTLSAGDPLRLSVADYAGRAVYDHGRSLGDRRIRITGFITLDRNGAPYLTRMVLNCCAADAQPVKIGLSGQIPAVLQPDTWLEVTGTYTGKQTRDPVNDGAIPFIDVSQARPVPAPHNEYENWSS; from the coding sequence GTGAACCGGCAGGCGCAAGCAGCCGTGCTGTTCCTCGTCGGCGGGGCGGTGTTGCACGCCGGCTTCACCGATCTCTACCTGCGCTACGTCAAGGCCGGATTGCGCCCGTTACTGCTCGTGGCCGGCATCGTCCTGATCGTCGCGGCCATCGCCACCGTCTGGTACGAACTACGGCCGCGCGCGACCCAGGAGAACCAGCCCGAGCGCGAGCCCCACGACCAGCGCAGCCACGCCCACCGCGAACCACGCATCTCCTGGCTCCTCGTCCTGCCCCTGCTCGCTCTCATCCTGGTCGCCCCACCCGCACTTGGCTCCTACAGCGCCATGCGCACCGGCACGGCCCTGCAACAACCCTGGGGCTTCCCCACACTCTCCGCCGGCGACCCCCTCCGGCTCAGCGTCGCCGACTACGCCGGCCGCGCCGTCTACGACCACGGACGCTCCCTCGGCGACCGGCGGATCAGAATTACCGGCTTCATCACCCTCGACCGCAACGGCGCGCCCTACCTCACCCGCATGGTCCTCAACTGCTGCGCCGCCGACGCCCAACCCGTCAAGATCGGCCTTTCCGGACAGATTCCCGCCGTCCTGCAGCCCGACACGTGGCTCGAAGTCACCGGCACCTACACCGGCAAACAGACCAGAGATCCCGTCAACGACGGCGCCATCCCGTTCATCGACGTCAGCCAGGCCAGACCGGTCCCTGCCCCACACAACGAGTACGAAAACTGGAGTAGTTGA
- a CDS encoding permease, translating into MTTTKAAPTRVDHRDADDPEGWQFNSSLVLTMLLLLVVALQGPIRRALSEPVMQGWMTVFVAVFVQALPFLVLGVLLSAIIAVFVPPSFFARALPRQPALAVPVAGMAGAVLPGCECASVPVAGALVRRGVTPAAALAFLLSAPAINPIVLTATAVAFPRNPEMVLARFVASLLVACAMGWLWQRLGRTDWLRPPDHPSSDGLSKGAAFWGSVRHDVMHAGGFLVVGAMAAATLKAVVPASWLHSAASNPVVSILALAILAVLLSICSEADAFVAASLSQFSLTARLAFLVVGPMIDLKLFAMQAATFGRGFALRFAPATFTLAVLMSALVGAVLL; encoded by the coding sequence GTGACCACCACCAAGGCAGCCCCGACTCGGGTTGACCACCGTGACGCGGACGATCCGGAGGGTTGGCAGTTCAACTCATCCCTTGTCCTGACCATGCTGCTGCTCCTGGTGGTTGCGCTGCAGGGGCCGATCCGCCGGGCGTTATCCGAGCCGGTGATGCAGGGCTGGATGACCGTGTTCGTAGCGGTGTTCGTCCAGGCCCTGCCCTTCCTCGTGCTCGGTGTGCTGCTGTCGGCGATCATCGCGGTGTTCGTCCCACCATCGTTTTTCGCCCGCGCGCTGCCGAGACAGCCCGCCCTCGCGGTGCCGGTCGCCGGGATGGCCGGGGCGGTCCTGCCCGGCTGTGAGTGCGCCTCCGTGCCGGTGGCCGGGGCGCTTGTGCGCCGGGGCGTCACCCCCGCGGCAGCATTGGCGTTCCTGCTGTCCGCCCCGGCGATCAACCCGATCGTGCTGACCGCCACCGCCGTGGCTTTTCCCCGCAACCCCGAGATGGTCCTCGCCCGGTTCGTGGCGAGTCTGCTCGTGGCGTGCGCGATGGGCTGGTTGTGGCAGCGGCTGGGCCGCACGGACTGGTTGCGCCCACCGGATCACCCGTCGTCGGACGGCCTCAGCAAGGGGGCGGCGTTCTGGGGGTCCGTACGGCACGACGTGATGCACGCCGGCGGTTTCCTCGTCGTCGGCGCGATGGCCGCGGCCACCCTCAAAGCCGTGGTACCGGCAAGCTGGCTGCACAGCGCTGCCAGTAACCCTGTGGTGTCGATCCTCGCCCTGGCGATCCTCGCGGTGCTGTTGTCGATCTGCTCCGAGGCCGACGCGTTCGTGGCCGCGTCGCTGTCCCAGTTCTCGCTCACCGCCCGGCTGGCATTCCTCGTCGTCGGACCGATGATCGACCTGAAACTGTTCGCCATGCAGGCCGCCACGTTCGGCCGCGGGTTCGCGCTGCGGTTCGCCCCCGCCACCTTCACCCTGGCCGTCCTCATGTCCGCCCTGGTCGGGGCGGTCCTGCTGTGA
- a CDS encoding MazG-like family protein has translation MEHTLDTTMDPIWDTVGHLHAWLDAESDLPPQQETLLRMLKLSEEVGEVAQAIIGATGQNPRKGYTHSWQDVESELCDVIITAMVALRTLTPDASEVFEAHLGGVAERSLERSPE, from the coding sequence ATGGAACACACCCTGGACACCACCATGGACCCCATCTGGGACACGGTAGGCCACCTGCACGCCTGGCTCGACGCGGAGAGCGACCTGCCGCCCCAACAGGAGACGTTGCTACGGATGTTGAAGCTGTCGGAAGAGGTCGGCGAGGTCGCCCAGGCCATCATCGGCGCGACGGGCCAGAACCCGCGGAAGGGCTATACGCACAGCTGGCAGGACGTCGAGTCGGAGCTGTGCGACGTGATCATCACGGCGATGGTGGCCCTGCGCACGCTCACGCCGGACGCGTCGGAGGTCTTCGAGGCGCACCTGGGTGGTGTCGCCGAGCGCTCGCTGGAGCGGTCACCGGAGTGA